The following coding sequences are from one Nicotiana tabacum cultivar K326 chromosome 1, ASM71507v2, whole genome shotgun sequence window:
- the LOC142164634 gene encoding uncharacterized protein LOC142164634 yields the protein MAKRNESNPNRRNPKFWCEFYSDHGHKTANCRLLQGEVEHLLKQGYLRELFSEKGKQAYMKNRQELLKPPSPKRMVNVINGGEEINCVAYMTTKKVSKITVTHGKRVREVLEEDSITFDDADTDGLLTPHNDALVISLLAHDTNVKRVLIDPGSSVNIILMRVVNEMQADDKLIPKAHTLSSFDNSRVVTKREIILTTFEEGVVKDTKF from the coding sequence atggccaaaagaAATGAATCGAACCCAAATAGGAGGAATCCCAAATTTTGGTGCGAGTTTTACAGCGATCACGGTCACAAAACGGCTAATTGCAGGTTACTACAAGGTGAAGTTGAACATCTACTAAAGCAAGGGTACTTAAGAGAATTGTTTAGCGAAAAAGGAAAACAGGcatatatgaaaaataggcaagaacTGTTGAAACCTCCATCACCAAAAAGAATGGTTAATGTCATAAATGGAGGGGAAGAGATCAATTGCGTAGCATACATGACAACAAAGAAGGTGTCAAAAATCACAGTCACCCACGGGAAGCGAGTTCGTGAAGTTTTGGAAGAAGATAGTATAACATTTGATGATGCTGATACAGATGGCTTGCTGACcccacacaatgatgcactggtaatatctttacttgcaCATGacactaatgtaaaacgagttttgattgatccaggtagttctgtGAATATCATTCTGATGAGAGTGGTAAACGAGATGCAAGCCGATGATAAGTTGATACCCAAGGCACACACCTTGTCTAGTTTTGACAACTCAAGAGTCGTAACAAAAAGGGAGATAATACTCACCACATTTGAAGAAGGAGTAGTCAAAGACACCAAATTTTAA